One window of Paenibacillus sp. FSL K6-3182 genomic DNA carries:
- a CDS encoding carbohydrate ABC transporter permease produces MKKTRGEKLFYIFNCVLLGIIALLALYPFVYVLSASMSSSQSVVTGKVILLPHDINFDSYAKVLSEKGIWIAYLNTFYYTIFGVIVNLILTICGAYALSKKRVMGRTAISFFIALTMWFQPGMIPTYLNFRDLNMLDSRFTIIIGFAITTFYVFLMRTFFQTIPEELEEAAKVDGANDLTILWKVYLPLSKASLVTIGLFYAVHRWNGYFWTMILLSDESKVPLQVLLKKLIVEMNVSDEMGNMAIYSKETIIYATIIVSIIPIVAAYPFIQKYFVKGTMIGSVKG; encoded by the coding sequence ATGAAAAAAACCAGAGGCGAAAAGCTGTTTTATATTTTTAATTGTGTACTTCTTGGAATTATCGCTTTGCTTGCGTTGTACCCGTTTGTTTATGTCTTATCTGCATCGATGAGCTCCTCCCAATCGGTCGTTACAGGCAAGGTGATCTTGCTGCCGCACGATATTAACTTTGACTCCTATGCAAAGGTACTATCGGAAAAGGGAATTTGGATTGCCTATTTAAACACGTTTTATTACACCATTTTCGGTGTAATCGTCAATTTAATTCTCACCATTTGTGGTGCCTATGCCTTGTCCAAGAAACGGGTTATGGGGCGTACGGCCATCAGCTTCTTTATCGCGCTGACGATGTGGTTCCAACCCGGCATGATTCCGACCTATCTTAATTTTCGAGATTTGAACATGCTCGACAGTAGATTTACGATTATTATCGGTTTCGCGATTACGACTTTCTATGTCTTCCTCATGAGAACGTTCTTCCAGACCATTCCGGAGGAACTCGAAGAAGCGGCAAAGGTTGATGGTGCAAATGATCTTACGATCTTATGGAAAGTGTATTTGCCGCTGTCCAAAGCTTCGCTTGTGACGATCGGATTGTTCTATGCGGTACACCGTTGGAACGGCTATTTCTGGACGATGATCCTCCTCAGCGACGAGAGTAAGGTACCGCTGCAAGTCCTGCTAAAGAAACTTATCGTAGAGATGAACGTGAGCGACGAGATGGGCAATATGGCGATATATTCAAAGGAAACAATTATTTATGCAACTATTATCGTTTCCATTATTCCGATTGTTGCAGCCTATCCCTTCATTCAGAAATACTTTGTCAAAGGCACCATGATCGGCTCCGTCAAAGGCTAG
- a CDS encoding MerR family transcriptional regulator, translating to MEIHIKEAADKIGLPAHTLRYYEQEGLLPFIKRDENGNRIFNEADLLWLELIVCLRKTDIPLSELRAIVELTKVGDSTASQRKQIFEKHKEKMMEKQRDLDNAFIKIDLKIDYYDVLEKKYYKENLK from the coding sequence ATGGAAATTCATATCAAAGAAGCAGCAGATAAGATAGGTTTGCCTGCACATACACTCCGTTATTATGAACAAGAAGGTCTTTTACCTTTTATAAAAAGGGATGAAAATGGAAATCGTATTTTTAACGAAGCAGATTTATTATGGTTAGAGCTTATTGTATGTTTACGGAAAACTGACATCCCTCTTTCAGAGTTACGTGCAATCGTGGAATTAACAAAAGTAGGAGATAGCACAGCCTCGCAACGCAAACAGATATTTGAAAAGCATAAAGAAAAAATGATGGAGAAACAACGAGACTTGGATAACGCTTTTATAAAAATTGATTTGAAAATAGATTACTACGATGTATTAGAAAAGAAGTACTACAAAGAGAATCTTAAATAA
- a CDS encoding ABC transporter permease subunit — MLLNFKQIKANLIRDRYLYLLLIPFLAWYIIFAYKPMYGLQIAFKDFSVYKGIEASPWVGFEHFETFFKSPYFWRLLKNTVLLSFYQLLFAFPVPIILALLLNELKSGIFKATVQTFTYLPHFISVVVVAGIVTNFLAPSNGIINILIEMVGGEKQYFLTNPDYFRTIFIGSMDIWKEAGFGTIIYLAALSGVNPALYEAAVIDGANRWKQTWHITLPAIIPTIAIMLVMKVGSMLEVGYEAIILLYQPATYEAADVINTYVYRSGLQDARYDLATAVGLFNAVVGFILVVFANKTSKKLTETGLW; from the coding sequence GTGCTGCTTAACTTTAAACAAATAAAAGCCAACCTGATCAGGGACCGTTACCTTTATCTGCTCCTGATACCGTTCCTGGCTTGGTATATCATTTTTGCGTATAAGCCGATGTATGGCTTGCAAATCGCCTTTAAGGATTTCAGTGTATATAAAGGAATCGAAGCGAGTCCTTGGGTTGGGTTTGAACATTTCGAGACGTTTTTTAAAAGTCCATATTTTTGGCGGCTATTAAAAAACACCGTGTTGCTCAGTTTTTATCAATTGCTGTTCGCATTTCCAGTGCCGATTATCCTCGCTTTGTTACTAAACGAATTGAAGAGCGGGATTTTCAAAGCAACAGTGCAGACTTTTACGTATTTGCCCCATTTTATTTCGGTCGTTGTCGTAGCTGGGATTGTTACCAACTTTTTGGCTCCTAGCAACGGTATTATCAATATCCTCATTGAGATGGTAGGGGGCGAAAAGCAATACTTTTTGACCAATCCCGATTATTTCCGTACGATTTTTATCGGGTCCATGGATATTTGGAAGGAAGCGGGATTTGGTACTATCATCTATTTAGCCGCTTTGTCTGGTGTCAATCCTGCCTTGTACGAAGCAGCGGTTATCGATGGAGCTAATAGATGGAAGCAAACATGGCACATCACACTTCCCGCTATCATTCCGACGATCGCAATCATGCTTGTCATGAAGGTGGGTTCCATGCTGGAAGTTGGATATGAAGCGATCATTCTTCTATATCAGCCGGCTACCTATGAGGCGGCCGACGTTATTAACACCTACGTGTACCGGTCCGGTCTTCAGGATGCACGTTACGACCTGGCGACAGCGGTGGGATTGTTCAATGCCGTCGTTGGATTTATTCTCGTCGTATTTGCCAACAAGACGAGCAAGAAGTTAACGGAGACTGGATTATGGTAG
- a CDS encoding cell wall hydrolase, with translation MAVVKARQQDINMLARLLRAEAETEGEMGMLLVGNVGINRIRGNCSDFKDIRTIPQMINQEHAFEALQHSLYYQNARDRERRLAQRAVNGERNWPAKFSLWYFRPGSFENPGPCPPTWYNQPLAGRWKKHCFYEPTGEECENIYNTF, from the coding sequence ATGGCAGTCGTAAAAGCAAGGCAACAGGATATTAACATGTTGGCAAGGTTGCTTCGAGCTGAAGCTGAGACCGAAGGCGAAATGGGAATGCTGCTTGTTGGAAATGTTGGCATTAACCGAATAAGAGGGAATTGCTCCGATTTTAAAGATATCCGGACAATTCCCCAAATGATCAACCAGGAGCATGCGTTCGAAGCGTTGCAACATAGTTTGTACTATCAAAATGCAAGAGACAGGGAACGCCGTCTGGCGCAACGGGCAGTGAATGGGGAGCGGAATTGGCCAGCCAAATTCTCCCTATGGTATTTCCGTCCAGGATCGTTCGAAAATCCCGGTCCATGTCCGCCAACTTGGTATAATCAGCCGCTCGCAGGACGGTGGAAGAAGCACTGCTTTTATGAACCGACCGGGGAAGAATGTGAAAATATCTATAATACGTTTTAA
- a CDS encoding class I SAM-dependent methyltransferase codes for MNSKESFSNRVDSYLKYRPSYPKEAVDYLYDYVGLRSNSKIADIGSGTGIFSKLLLERGSYVIAVEPNQAMRVAAEQMLESNPNFQSISGSAEFTGLPDQSVEFIVCSQAFHWFDRLAAQTEFRRILQPGGRVILIWNSRLTRGTTFREEYDQLLHTYGTDYVKVNHKNISQSMLHSFFKEGTMHEVRFRMSQEFDFEGLRGRLLPSSYSPVPGHPNYKPMMTDLRNLFDRNNQDGFVLFDYETEIFWGEV; via the coding sequence ATGAACAGTAAAGAAAGCTTTTCGAACCGGGTTGATTCATATTTGAAGTATCGCCCGAGCTATCCGAAAGAGGCTGTTGATTATTTGTATGACTATGTCGGTTTGCGTTCGAACAGTAAAATAGCTGACATCGGTTCCGGTACAGGCATCTTTTCAAAACTACTTCTGGAACGCGGAAGCTATGTGATTGCGGTCGAGCCGAATCAGGCAATGCGGGTAGCCGCCGAGCAAATGTTAGAAAGCAATCCGAACTTTCAGAGTATATCAGGTTCTGCAGAATTCACTGGATTACCGGATCAGTCGGTTGAGTTTATTGTCTGCTCACAAGCGTTTCACTGGTTTGATCGCTTAGCAGCGCAAACCGAGTTTCGTAGAATTCTACAGCCGGGCGGGAGAGTAATACTAATCTGGAATTCCCGTCTTACAAGAGGTACTACATTTCGTGAAGAGTACGATCAACTGCTCCATACATACGGAACCGACTACGTAAAAGTTAATCATAAAAACATTTCTCAGTCGATGCTTCACTCTTTTTTCAAGGAAGGTACGATGCATGAGGTGCGATTCAGAATGAGCCAGGAGTTTGATTTCGAGGGCTTGAGAGGCCGGTTGCTACCATCTTCCTACAGCCCTGTACCTGGGCATCCCAATTACAAACCGATGATGACGGATCTGCGAAATCTATTTGATAGGAATAATCAGGATGGTTTTGTTCTATTCGATTATGAAACTGAGATATTTTGGGGAGAAGTATAG
- a CDS encoding extracellular solute-binding protein, with translation MGNKKRIKASALIMVTVGMLLAGCSNNNVPQNSGSSAIDSKETDTKQLSGQLIAKDPLELTIHMHYSDKFIFDDNWPIFKEAAAMTNIKLKGTASSKASTNSKELFNTMMASGKIPDLVHHQIKEQYDSLGVEGAFLELDGLIEEHAPNIKKFFSEHPDAAKYMKANNGKTYFLNFTPDGPAARGWFVRQDWLEKLGLEQPKTVDELYVLLKAFKEKDPNGNGAKDEIPYFSRSKLDGIYDLLIQWGVQGGADAAKRGFYADNGVVKYGMYEPGYKTAIENIAKWYKEGLIDKEIFTRGAKARDILLGDNVGGMTHDWFASTANFNDILAYKIPSFSFVPMTPPMNTEGKVVEESSRKGTHASGWGISASTKHPVEAIKYMDFWFSEEGRRLMNFGIEGKDYDLVDGKPKFKDSVLKNKEKTVIQQLQEEGAQIELAFHQDYAYEEQWTNATALKGIKEYIDNGYIMQAYPPISYTDEERTKFEELNAGVLTYVEEKLQRWVLGVEPINDETFSKYIKELEDLGIKQLLELEQGAYDRYMK, from the coding sequence GTGGGTAACAAAAAAAGGATAAAAGCATCTGCCTTAATCATGGTGACAGTCGGTATGCTGCTAGCGGGCTGTAGCAACAATAATGTGCCGCAAAATAGTGGAAGTTCGGCGATTGATTCAAAAGAGACGGATACAAAGCAGCTATCCGGGCAACTGATCGCAAAAGACCCACTTGAGCTGACGATCCATATGCATTACTCAGATAAGTTTATTTTCGACGATAACTGGCCCATCTTCAAAGAAGCGGCAGCGATGACCAATATTAAGTTGAAAGGAACGGCATCATCTAAAGCTTCGACGAATAGTAAAGAACTGTTCAATACAATGATGGCTTCTGGGAAAATTCCTGATTTGGTTCATCATCAAATTAAGGAGCAGTACGACAGCCTTGGGGTTGAAGGAGCCTTTCTTGAGCTAGATGGACTGATTGAAGAACATGCCCCGAACATTAAAAAGTTCTTTTCCGAACATCCTGATGCAGCCAAATATATGAAAGCCAATAACGGCAAAACGTATTTCCTTAACTTTACTCCGGATGGACCGGCTGCCAGGGGCTGGTTTGTGCGCCAGGATTGGCTGGAAAAACTGGGACTTGAGCAACCGAAAACGGTAGATGAGCTGTATGTACTATTGAAAGCATTCAAAGAAAAGGATCCGAACGGCAACGGAGCAAAGGATGAAATTCCATATTTCAGCAGGTCGAAGCTGGATGGAATTTACGACCTGCTGATCCAGTGGGGTGTGCAGGGCGGGGCCGATGCGGCCAAACGTGGATTTTACGCGGACAACGGTGTCGTCAAGTACGGCATGTATGAGCCAGGATATAAGACGGCAATCGAGAATATTGCGAAGTGGTACAAGGAAGGCTTAATCGATAAAGAAATTTTCACCCGCGGAGCGAAAGCGCGTGACATTTTGCTCGGAGACAATGTCGGCGGCATGACACACGATTGGTTCGCCAGCACGGCTAATTTCAATGATATTCTTGCGTATAAGATTCCTAGCTTCTCCTTTGTTCCGATGACGCCACCAATGAATACCGAGGGCAAAGTCGTCGAAGAGAGTTCCCGTAAAGGGACGCATGCGAGCGGATGGGGAATCTCAGCGAGTACCAAGCATCCCGTCGAAGCGATCAAATATATGGATTTCTGGTTCTCCGAGGAGGGTCGGAGACTGATGAACTTTGGCATCGAAGGAAAGGACTATGACCTCGTGGACGGCAAGCCTAAGTTTAAAGACTCCGTATTGAAAAATAAAGAAAAGACAGTTATTCAACAGCTTCAGGAAGAGGGAGCTCAGATCGAGCTTGCCTTCCATCAAGACTATGCTTACGAAGAACAATGGACAAACGCGACTGCGTTGAAAGGTATCAAGGAATACATTGACAATGGTTATATTATGCAAGCCTACCCGCCGATCTCGTATACGGATGAGGAACGGACCAAATTTGAAGAGCTAAACGCGGGCGTATTGACCTACGTCGAGGAAAAGCTGCAGAGATGGGTGCTCGGCGTAGAACCGATCAACGATGAGACATTCAGCAAGTATATTAAGGAGTTGGAAGACTTAGGCATCAAGCAATTGCTTGAACTGGAACAAGGTGCATATGACCGTTACATGAAATAG
- a CDS encoding NAD(P)-dependent alcohol dehydrogenase codes for MCNNHKNISTTRVLSVPSAKAPFEKIIIERRDLRPNDILIDIKFSGICHSDIHSAFGEWGGGIFPMVPGHEIAGVVEAVGTEVTKFVVGDRVGVGCFVDSCGECEYCLIGEEQYCTKGVVNTYNGLDYDGNPTYGGYSQKIVVKEGFVVRIPDGLDMDVASPLLCAGITTFSPLKHWNTGPGKKVAIVGMGGLGHVAVQFAHAMGAEVSVLSRSIDKKEEALKFGADHYFATSEPATFKELAGRFDLILNTVSANLDVDAYLSLLRVDGTLVNVGAPAEPDKYHVFSLIMGRRSISGSLVGGIRETQEMLDFAAEHGISPMIEVISADQVEESYERVLKSDVRYRFVIDISTL; via the coding sequence ATGTGTAATAATCATAAAAACATTTCTACAACACGTGTTCTAAGTGTCCCAAGTGCAAAAGCACCATTTGAAAAGATCATTATTGAGCGAAGAGATTTACGGCCAAACGATATCTTAATAGATATTAAATTTAGTGGCATTTGCCACTCTGATATTCACAGTGCATTCGGTGAATGGGGTGGCGGAATATTCCCCATGGTTCCTGGTCATGAAATTGCCGGAGTCGTAGAAGCAGTAGGGACAGAGGTCACCAAGTTTGTTGTTGGAGACCGTGTTGGCGTTGGCTGCTTTGTTGATTCCTGCGGAGAATGCGAATATTGTCTCATTGGAGAAGAGCAATATTGTACGAAGGGTGTAGTCAACACATATAACGGTCTAGACTATGATGGTAATCCAACATACGGAGGATATAGCCAAAAAATCGTTGTAAAGGAAGGGTTCGTTGTCCGTATCCCAGACGGTCTGGATATGGATGTGGCAAGTCCACTATTATGTGCCGGCATTACGACATTCTCTCCTTTAAAACACTGGAATACTGGCCCAGGTAAGAAGGTTGCCATTGTCGGAATGGGAGGTCTTGGCCACGTAGCAGTTCAATTTGCTCATGCCATGGGTGCTGAAGTATCAGTATTGAGTCGCTCTATTGATAAGAAAGAAGAAGCATTGAAATTTGGCGCAGATCATTACTTTGCTACAAGTGAACCTGCTACATTTAAAGAATTAGCGGGTCGTTTTGATTTGATCTTAAACACCGTGTCTGCAAATCTGGATGTTGATGCGTATTTATCACTACTGCGCGTTGATGGGACACTTGTAAATGTTGGTGCACCAGCCGAACCAGATAAGTATCACGTATTTTCCTTAATTATGGGTCGTCGCAGCATTTCAGGTTCACTTGTTGGTGGAATTCGTGAAACACAGGAAATGCTTGATTTCGCAGCTGAACACGGTATTTCCCCTATGATTGAAGTGATAAGTGCAGACCAAGTCGAAGAATCGTATGAACGTGTTCTCAAAAGTGATGTGCGGTATCGGTTCGTTATTGACATTTCTACTTTATAA
- a CDS encoding MFS transporter → MDKRSNLLIFILAVGVFGILNTEMGVIGILPLIADYYDVSVSKAGLFVSLFALVVAISAPSMPLLFSGINRKKAMLLVLGVFVLGNLVSIIASNFTIALIARVIPAIFHPIYCSMALTVAANSVSKEKAPKAVSKIMLGVSAGMVLGVPITSFIASETSFEMAMLFFAIINALTFLATLLFVPSMPVKERLTYGSQLSVLKNSITWISIAAVVFINSAIFGVYSYLAEYLETITNISGKTISLMLVVYGGANVIGNIVAGMLLTKNAIKTVAIFPFTLGAVYILLFSFGQFTVPMAIITLVWGILAGIGGNIAQYWITSAAPKAPDFANGLFLSSANIGTTIGTAVGGLFISIIGTQYIVVGGLLSLILGAVCILLRNNIFSPRKQVSIEEI, encoded by the coding sequence ATGGATAAACGAAGTAATTTGCTTATATTTATATTGGCGGTAGGAGTTTTCGGTATTTTGAATACTGAAATGGGTGTTATTGGTATATTGCCTTTGATAGCTGATTATTATGATGTCAGTGTATCAAAAGCTGGATTGTTTGTGAGTCTCTTTGCACTTGTGGTTGCAATTTCTGCTCCAAGTATGCCGCTATTGTTTTCAGGAATAAATCGCAAAAAGGCAATGTTACTTGTACTTGGTGTGTTTGTTTTGGGTAACTTAGTCTCGATAATTGCATCTAACTTTACAATTGCATTAATTGCTCGTGTGATTCCAGCTATTTTTCATCCCATTTATTGTTCAATGGCATTGACAGTAGCTGCTAACTCAGTGAGCAAAGAAAAAGCTCCAAAAGCTGTTTCCAAAATAATGTTGGGAGTATCTGCAGGTATGGTACTTGGTGTGCCAATTACTAGTTTTATAGCTAGTGAAACTTCGTTTGAAATGGCCATGTTATTCTTTGCTATCATTAATGCTTTAACATTCCTTGCTACATTGCTATTTGTACCATCTATGCCTGTTAAGGAAAGACTCACTTACGGATCACAGTTAAGCGTATTGAAAAATTCCATTACTTGGATTTCCATTGCCGCAGTTGTTTTTATAAATTCAGCAATATTTGGGGTTTACAGTTACCTTGCTGAGTATCTTGAAACCATTACTAATATTTCAGGGAAAACGATTAGTTTAATGTTAGTAGTATACGGTGGGGCAAATGTTATTGGAAACATTGTGGCTGGGATGTTACTTACTAAAAATGCCATCAAAACAGTAGCAATTTTTCCTTTCACATTAGGAGCAGTTTACATCTTGTTATTCTCATTTGGACAGTTCACTGTACCTATGGCTATCATTACTTTGGTTTGGGGAATATTAGCTGGTATTGGAGGTAATATCGCTCAATATTGGATCACGTCCGCAGCTCCCAAAGCTCCTGATTTCGCTAATGGATTATTTTTATCATCTGCTAATATAGGAACAACAATTGGTACAGCTGTAGGTGGATTATTTATATCAATAATCGGTACACAATACATTGTAGTAGGGGGATTACTATCATTGATATTGGGTGCGGTGTGTATTTTGCTAAGAAACAACATATTTAGTCCTAGAAAACAAGTTTCTATAGAAGAAATTTAA
- a CDS encoding NUDIX domain-containing protein yields the protein MVAPKHIVSAATIVVNERNEILLIKGPKRGWEMPGGQVEEGESLKDAAIRETKEESGIDIEVTKFCGIFQNVSSSICNTLFLGRPVGGELTTTAESLEVGFFPIETALEMVSWGNFKQRIELCLNEELHPFYVEFSIPLKDC from the coding sequence ATAGTGGCTCCAAAACATATAGTTTCTGCGGCAACAATTGTAGTTAATGAGCGTAACGAAATATTATTGATAAAAGGACCTAAACGAGGTTGGGAAATGCCAGGAGGGCAGGTTGAAGAAGGTGAATCATTGAAAGATGCAGCGATAAGGGAAACAAAGGAAGAGAGCGGTATAGATATAGAAGTGACAAAGTTTTGTGGTATTTTTCAAAATGTAAGTAGTAGTATTTGTAACACTTTATTTTTAGGCAGACCGGTCGGAGGAGAATTAACAACTACCGCTGAGTCTTTAGAAGTAGGTTTTTTTCCAATCGAAACAGCATTAGAGATGGTAAGTTGGGGGAATTTCAAGCAAAGAATTGAGCTTTGCTTGAATGAAGAACTTCATCCCTTTTATGTTGAATTTTCCATTCCGCTTAAGGATTGCTAG
- a CDS encoding helix-turn-helix domain-containing protein — MLAYPLRELDEQATGDYTKLSNDEFDFHLIRSKTMPQWTYMYVTQNYSLVDSFSPNLKGTVLLLAILIFVGLAFAYMVSKRMYRPVGHLVGLFKSYGEPTGADEFAFLNETVTSISKANEQMKTALHEHRLSMRDKFLRDLLYGLVPPDKVDDLLNTHQLQSLSTALSVCVVSFSNDKELEEQYSKDAILTIKSKTSLIIHEQMKVYFPCELLDHDFTKFVFIIKDSDTESIQKKLMKAMAQIEDAHAYGLTAAVGRPVASAGEIDRSFIQALDTLKRKSAVDKTSVITYKQLSQVQMVSYYYPIDTERELISYVIRCKRENALHTLNLLLSENLEQRQLTPQQLDQFCLLVLATLSRIIQQLNMSFEEFVQAHKESLDIVQNGESKERMVSAITTLFGAMIDTIDQQNEMMDNSTVQRMIEYIHDNYNKDLSLSMIAEEFNFSPGYVSIAFKNHSGENFKDYLNFYRVQQAKEMMRQQKDIKIGDLALMVGCNNANTFIRMFRKYEGLAPGQYAKKLSEK, encoded by the coding sequence TTGCTTGCCTATCCACTGCGAGAACTTGATGAACAGGCAACCGGGGACTATACGAAGCTATCCAATGATGAATTTGATTTCCATTTGATTCGCTCAAAAACGATGCCACAATGGACGTATATGTATGTTACACAGAACTACTCGTTGGTAGATTCCTTTTCACCGAATTTGAAAGGGACTGTGCTTTTATTAGCCATTCTTATCTTTGTGGGACTAGCATTCGCCTATATGGTTTCCAAGCGCATGTACCGACCTGTCGGTCATCTTGTCGGATTGTTCAAAAGCTACGGGGAACCTACGGGAGCAGACGAATTCGCCTTCCTGAATGAGACGGTGACGAGTATAAGTAAGGCTAATGAACAGATGAAAACCGCGTTGCATGAGCACAGGCTTTCAATGAGAGACAAGTTCCTGCGGGATTTGCTCTATGGACTCGTTCCTCCTGACAAGGTGGATGACCTGCTAAATACACATCAACTGCAAAGCCTATCTACCGCTTTAAGCGTTTGCGTAGTTTCATTCTCGAACGATAAAGAATTGGAGGAGCAATATTCGAAAGACGCAATTCTTACGATAAAATCAAAGACTTCTTTGATCATTCATGAACAAATGAAAGTCTATTTCCCTTGCGAGCTGCTTGATCATGATTTCACCAAATTTGTCTTCATAATCAAGGATTCAGATACGGAATCCATTCAGAAGAAGCTCATGAAAGCGATGGCTCAAATCGAGGACGCACATGCGTACGGATTGACTGCAGCTGTCGGCAGGCCTGTAGCCTCTGCTGGCGAAATTGACCGCTCCTTTATCCAGGCACTTGATACTCTGAAGAGAAAATCGGCAGTTGATAAGACTTCCGTCATTACTTATAAACAGCTCAGTCAAGTTCAGATGGTCAGCTATTATTATCCTATCGATACGGAGCGAGAGCTGATCAGCTATGTGATTCGCTGCAAGCGGGAAAATGCATTACATACACTAAACCTCCTTCTATCGGAAAATTTGGAGCAAAGACAGTTAACGCCGCAGCAGCTCGACCAGTTCTGTTTGCTTGTATTAGCTACTCTGAGTCGAATTATCCAGCAACTGAACATGTCCTTCGAAGAGTTTGTTCAAGCTCACAAAGAATCTTTGGACATCGTTCAGAACGGCGAATCGAAGGAACGAATGGTTTCGGCCATCACGACCCTGTTTGGCGCCATGATTGATACAATTGATCAGCAAAATGAGATGATGGATAACAGCACGGTCCAACGTATGATCGAATATATACATGACAACTACAACAAGGATTTATCGCTTAGCATGATAGCGGAGGAGTTTAACTTCTCTCCTGGTTACGTCAGCATCGCGTTCAAAAATCATTCCGGCGAAAATTTTAAAGATTATTTAAATTTTTATCGCGTGCAGCAAGCGAAAGAAATGATGCGCCAGCAGAAAGATATTAAGATTGGCGATTTGGCACTGATGGTCGGTTGCAACAATGCAAACACGTTTATTCGAATGTTCCGCAAGTATGAAGGTTTAGCTCCCGGCCAGTACGCAAAAAAGCTTAGCGAGAAGTAG